The Halocalculus aciditolerans nucleotide sequence GCGGGACGCCGGCGGCGATTTCGTTCACTTTGTCTTCGCCCCACGCGACGTACGCCTGGGCGACGAAGACGATAGTGAAGAGGAGGTTGAGCCAGAGCGTGTAGCCCTCGGGGGCGGTGCCGCCGACCTGTCCCTGTGCGGGCATCATGCCGAGGCCGGCGAAGAGGTAGTGCATGGCGACGCCGGCGACGACGGACGCGAAGCCGAACGTGACGAAGATGACGCCCGCCATCCGCGTGCCGTAGTACTTCCGGTAGGTGTTGAGGAGCGGGGGGATGAGGAGGTCGGCGTAGATGAAGGACATGATCGCGCCGAAGGGCGTGCCGGCCTGCCAGAGGACGAGCGCGAACGGGATGTTCCCGACGCTGCAGAGGAAGGTGACGATGCCGATGACGACGCCGAGAATCGCGCCGGTGACGACCCACGTGAAGCCGCCGTCGCCGCCGAAGAGCGCGAGCCACCAGGAGTTCGGGACGAACGCGGCGAGGAGGCTCGCGATGACGAACCCGATGAGGATGTCGTCCCAGAGCATATCCCACTCCTTCATCGTGTTCCGGGAGGCGTCCTTCCACCCCGAGACGCTCGTGGCTCTGTCCTGCCAGCCGCGTTCCTCGTCGGGGTTGCGGTCCATGTGCTTGTAGGAGTTCAGGCAGGAGCCACAGCAGAAGTACTTCGTCGCGCCGGTCTGCGGGTCGGTCCACGTGATGGTGTCGGGGTCGTCGGGGTCGGCGGACATCCCGCAGGTCGCGCACTCGACGTCCTCTAAGCTCATGAGGTTGTCGCGCGCGGCGTCGAACCAGGATTGGGGGACGAGCTTCTTCCAGGTGAGGGCGATGACGACGACGGCGACGACGCCGCCGGCGATTTCGGCGGCGACGAACTGCCAGCCCATGAGAATCCAGAGGATGAGGAAGAGTTCGGCGACGAGGTCGGTCGCGGCGAACTGGTAGCCGGCGATGGAGGCTTCGGCGGACGCGCCCTTCTTGAAGAGGGATTTCGCGGTGGAGGTCGCGGCGAACGAGCACGAAGAGGAGGCCGCGCCGAGCGCGGTGCCGAGACCGATCTCCTCCCAGTCGTTCCCGCCGAGCCAGTCCGTCATCTGGTCTTCGGTGACGAACGTCTCGACGGCACCCGTGATGGTGAATCCGAGCGCGAGCGCCCACCACGTGTCCCAGGCCATCCCGAAGAACGTCTGGAACGCGTCGATGATTTGTGAGAGTACCATGTAGATTCCTGCCCGTGAGACACGGGGCTACTGATGGGTTTCTCTACCTCGTACTCCACTAAAAAACACGGGGCTATCGGTGGCGAAACGAACCCCTCAGTCCTGGCGTTCGATGATGGTTCCGTTCTCGCCGACGGCGAGCGCGGGCTGGGACGGCGAGGCGATGATGACGCCGTGGAGCGTGTCGTCCGCGGGCGTCGGAGACGCCCGCCAGCCGTCGGCCGTGAACTCGAAGACGGTGCCGGATTCGCCGCCGACGATGCCGTCGCGGCGCGTGCGGTCGACGGCGTAGAGCGTCTTCTCGCCGAGCCGGAGCGTCGACCAGTCGAAGCCGTCGAACCGGTAGAGGGAGCCGGTGCCGCCGGCGACGTCGATGGTGTTCGTCGCGACGGCGGAGATGTCGTGGAGCGCGACGTCGGCGTTCGGGATGCCGATCTGCCGCCAGTCGCGGCCGCCGTTCACGGACTCGTAGACCGCGCCGCCGGTGTCGGCGACGTAGCCGAAGCCGTGGACGTCGAAGACGATGGCGGGCGCGGTGGAGCCGCCGCCGGGCTTCGTGACTGCGTCCGCCCACGTCATCTCGCCGTCGTTATTCGAGCCGACGAGGAGCTCCCCGGAGCTGTTCACGAGGTAGACGTACTCCTGCCCGGCGAGGCCGACGACGGCGACGTCCTCCCACGAGGACGTGATGTCGTTCGGCTGCGAGTAGTCCGTCATCGACTGAGTAACCGTATTCCACATGCCGATGGTGCCGCTGCCGCCGCAGAACCAGACGTTCCCGCCGTTGTCGGTCGTCGCCGCGCCGACGAGGCTGCTCTGGAGGGCGTGCGGGCCGTTCTCGACGACGCGCTGCCAGCCCTGGTCGCCGCCGCCGCGGCGGAGGACGAGTCCGCTCTCGCCGACGGCGTAGGGCGCGTCGTTCCCGACGACGACGTCGTAGAGAGCGCTGCTCGTGTTCGACTGGACGTGCTCCCAGGGCGTCGCGCTCGCGCTCCGGGTCGTGCAGCCGGCGAGCGCGCCCGCTCCCGCGAGGCCGCTGGCGAGGAACGCGCGGCGGGAGGAGTCCATTGACTACCGTTGCTTACCGCGCGAAGTTACGTGAAAACACCGGTCCACGGGATGGGAGCGGGACGGTGACGGGCGGGGGACAGAATGCCCGTGGGGCGGTGACGGAGCGGGGGCAAGGCCGTCAGAGCGCGATTGTCGGGGTCAGCGGAGGTGGCCGGGGCGTTCGCCCTGCGGGGTGAACGCGCCGGGGGCGGACGTCCGCTTGACGATGGTGGCGACGCGGATGGTGTGCGCGAAGAGGATGGAGAACGGGAGGAAGGCGAGGCCGAGGGAGAAGCTGACGAGGAAGAGGAGCGGCGTCGCGTCGACGATGGGCGGGTAGCCGGACGCGTAGATCATGATGATGAAGATGCTCATGACGAAGGCGGAGATGCCGGAGTACGCGAGGTAGCGTGAGAGCGCGGAGAGCTCCTGCTGGAGGTAGACGATTTTGAAGTACTGGCGGGCGACGTCGGCGGAGACGAGGAGGTCCTGGAGGTCGGAGAGCGTTTCCTCGGCGTCCTCGGAGAGGTCGTCGGCGTGCTCGAAGCTGAGTTCGCGCGCCCGGTTGATGTCGCGGGAGTACTCGTCGTTGACCATCGGGAGGAGGACGGAGAAGATGCTCGCGTCGCCCTGCGCGAGCTCGGTCTCGATGTGGTCCATGTCTTCGAGGATGCGGCCGACGTAGTCGGCGACGTCGTCGCGGGTGTCGTCGGGGGCGTCTTCGACCTGTTCGACGAGGCGGTGGCCGCGGTCCTGGACGGTGTCGACGATGAGCGCGAGGAAGCCGGCGGGGTCGGTGGGGGAGACGGTGACGCGGGAGAGAGTTTCGACGTTCTCGCGGAACTCCTCGACGTCCGCGATGCGGTCGCGGAGGCCCTCCGGCGTGCCGAACAGCCGGCTGATGGTGAGGCTGTTGATGGCGATGACGATGGGGACGAAGGAGAACAGCCCGGCGTTAATGGTAGAGAACATGTTCGTGACGAAGCCGGACTCGCGGACGCCGATGATGCCGAGGAGGCCGGCGGCGAAGGTGAAGAGGACGAGCGCGCCGACCATCGCGCCGACGATGTGCCAGCGGTTGCCGGCGAGGAGGAGCCAGTGGTGGGCGTCGCGGCGGCGTTCCTCGTTGGTGAGGAGCGCGCCGCCGGCGATGACGCCGACGCCGGTGAGGCGCGCGAGGACGCGGATGGCGACGAGGCCGAGGCGCGCGGCGACGTGCACCCAGCCGAGGAGGATGGTGAGCGCGGCGGAGAGAACGTGCGAGGATTTGAGTTTGTCGAGCAGACCCATATCAGATCCCCGGGAGGTCTGTGAGCCCGCTCCCGTGAGCGAGTATCGTCAGTCCGAGCGCGAGCGAGCCGAGCATCGTGATGATGACGAGCACGCGCCGAAGGATAGTGCTTCGGGTCGACCGTCGCGGGTTCCACGCGGTCTCGTGATACCCGAGGTACCAGAGGCTGAGCGTCGCGCCGAGGTTGATGGAGAAGAGGTTGACGAGGACGACGGTGGCGGAGCCGAGCGCCGCCCAGAACTGGAAGTAGGCGAGGCCGACGGCCATGATGGCGATGGGCGGGACGAGGGCGGCGGCCATCATGACGCCGACGAGTTCGACGGTGCCGGAGGTGGACATGCTGATAGCGCCGGCGACGCCCGCGCCGACGGCGACCACGATGATGAGGACGGCGGGGCTGGTGTAGTTCGACATCTCGAGTATCCGGGAGACGCCGCCGCTCGGCGCGAGGTCGGCGCGTTTCGCGAGGAAGGCGAAGGCGACGGAGACGAGGACGGCGACGCCGCCGCCGGCGAGCTGATGGCGGGCGGCGCGGAGGAAGAGCCGTTCGTCGTCGATGACGGTGGCGACGCTCGTCGCCATCGGCGGGCCGATGAGCGGCGCGATGACCATGGAGCCGACGAGGACGGACACGGAGTCGAGGAGGACGCCGGCGGTCGCGACGATGGCGGCGATGGCGGTGAGGATGGTGTAGATGGCGAGGTCGGGGAGCATATCGGAGGCGCGCGAGTGGAGTTCGTCGCGGCTGATGCGCGCCGGGCCGTCGGGCTCCCGGAAGTCCGAGTTCGACCCGGAGTCGAGCCGGGGCGAGGTGACGGTCTCGGGGTCGGTGACGATGGTGTAGACGCTCTCCGCGCTCCGCTGGTCGGGGAGGCGGGTGTCGATGTACTTCTGAATCCGCTCGACCTGCGTGACGGGAACGGTGAACGTCACCATCGCGTCGTCCTTCCGGCCGTGCGTCTGGTCGGAGACGGCGAAGTCGACGTTCTTCACTTCGAGGGCGTCGGTGACGGTGTCGAGCGCGGCGTCGGAGAGGATGATCATCTCGACTTTCCGCATGTCCTGGCGGGCCACGTCAGCGTCCTCCGGTCCCCGTCACGGGACGATGAGGCGGGCCGCGTCGAAGGCGTCGTCGAACGTCCGCTCGTAGAGGCGGGCGACGAGCGCGCGGAACGCGGCGAGTTGGTCGGTGTCGGTGCAGTCGTCGTCGTCGGCGGCGCAGACGCCGGTGATGTCGCCGTCGAGTTCGTAGCGGAGGCGGCCGCCGCAGCGCGTGCAGCGCGGTTCGACCTGCGCGTGCATCCAGTCGGCGTCGTAGCCGACGGAGTCGAGACGGCCGTAGAGGGCGTACCAGCGGACGACGTCCCAGGTCTCGCGACCGGTCGCGGTCGCGGCGAGGCGCGTGAGCGCGCCGTCGACGCGCCGGTAGAGGACGGGGTCGGGGTCCGCGTGGTCGCCGTGGACGCGGCGGAACTGGTCGGTGAGCGTGGCGGTGGCGGACCGGCGGCCGCCCGCGAACGTGTCCGCCGCGGGGTTCGGGCCGGGTCGGGCGGGCGTCGTGTCGTCGCCGCTTGGAACGGCGTCGTGTCGTGTCATTGTAGGGCAGCGCTCCGGCGGGCGGGCCGAGGTCCACGCGACCGACGTATCGCCCCGCCCGAGGTCACGTCACCACCTTCGACGCCACACCGTAAAAACAAAACGGCCAGTATGTGAAACAAATACGCATCGTCGGCCTCGGAGCTTTTACGTGAACCTCTCGTAGTCATCGCCGATGACGGTCTACGAGACGGACGTCCCCGGCGTCGGGAAGAAGTACGAGCTCGAACGCCGCGGCGGTGAGCGCCTCGTCGTCCTCGTCCACCACGACGGGAAGCGCGAGCTCTTCCGCCGCCCCGACGACGACAGCGACAGCGAGAAACTCCTCGACGTCGACGGACCGAACGCGCGGAAACTCGGCTCCATCCTCGAAGGCGCGTACTTCCAGCCCGTCGAAGCGGATAGTCCCGGAGTCCCCCTCGGCGAGAGCATCATCGACTGGACGACAGTCGAGGAGGAGTCGCCGCTCGTCGGCCACACGCTCCGCGACGTCGACCTCGAAGAGCGGACGGGCGGAACGCTGGTCGCGCTCCAGCGCGGGACGCACACGATGGGGAACCCCGACTCGGATACGCGCCTCGAAGCCGGCGACGTCCTCGTCGTCGTCGGGTCGCGGAACAGCCAGGAAGCGGTCGCCGACCTCGTCCGCCCCTAGTCGTGTCCGTCCTCGTCCAGACCGGCGCGATGCTCCTGCTCGTCGCGGTCGCCGGGTCACTCGCCGACCGCTTCGGACAGTCCGTCATCCCCGCCTACCTCGCCGCCGGCGTCGTCCTCGGCCCCTACCCGCCTACCGAACTCTTCGGCTTCCCGACGACGTTCACGCCCGACGAGGCCGCCGTCACGCTCTTCCACGAACTCGGACTCGTCCTCCTCCTGTTCTTCCTCGGCCTCCACGTCGACCTCGCGGACGTCTTCGCCGACGCGCGCCGCGTCCTCTCCGCCGGCGGCATCGACCTCGTCGTCAACGGCGGGCTCGGCGTGCTTCTCGGCGTCGCCTTCGGCTACGACCCGGTCTCCACGCTCGTCATCGCCGGCGTCGTCTACATCTCCTCCAGCGCCATCATCACGAAGAGCCTCCTCGACGTCGGCTGGATCGCGAACCCGGAGAGCGACCCGATACTGGGCACGCTCGTCGTCGAAGACCTCGTCATCGCCGTCTACCTCACGCTCCTCTCCGCGGTCGTCCTCGGCGGCGGCACCGTCGAGGGCGTCGCCGTCTCCCTCGCCAAGGGCTTCGGCTTCCTCGCCGTCGTCGCCGCCGTCGGCTGGTACGGCACCGACTACGTCGAACGCGCCGTCACCACCGAACGCGACGAACTCCTCTTGCTCCGCGTGCTCGCCGTCACCGTCCTCGTCGCCGGCCTCGCCGTCCAGTTCGACATCAGCGAGGCCGTCGCCGCGTTCTTCGTCGGCGGCGCGCTCGCCCAAACGGACGAGAAAGACCGCATCGAGCACATCATGTCGCCCGCCCGCGACCTCTTCGCGGCGCTCTTCTTCGTCGCCGTCGGCCTCCACGCCGACGTCCGCGCCATCGGCGACGCGCTCCCCCTCCTCGTCGCCGCTATCGTCGCCTCGGTCGCCGGGAAGCTCGCGTCCGGCTACCTCTCCGGGCGCGTCTACGGACTCACCGAGCGCCGGTCCGCGCGCGTCGGCGCTGCCCTCGTCACCCGCGGCGAGTTCAGCCTCGTCCTCGCCTCCCTCGCGATGAGCGCCGACGCCGTCGCGAACGGCGTCGCCGAGTTCGCCATCGCCTACACGCTCGTCATGGCGCTCCTCGGCACGACGCTCACCCGCTACGAGGGACGCATCGCCGGCCTCGTCGGACGCCACACCGACGCCACGACACAGTCGAGCGCCGCGTCCTAGACCTCACCTCAGCCCTCGCGCTCCGCGTCGCCGAGGGCGGTCTGGTCGACTTCGACCGGCTGGTAGTCGGCGAGCGCCTCCAAGACGCGCACCTCGACGTCGTCCATGTCTATGTGACTCGCACGCGACGCCCATGAACCTATCTGCGAACCACCACGTACCGGTACGCGGGCACGCAGAGGCCTCCGGAGACCACCATAGCACTCATAGCGAGCGTTAACTATCGCGCCCCGCTGGTGTCTCGTGGGTCCCGCACCCGACGGCCGCTGTCACTGTCATCCACCATGCTGCGGGCGGTCGCCCACCGCCCGCACTGTCACTCACCACTGAGCCACAGAGCTAGAAATTTGGTGCGCACCAACTATTTAGTTAATAGATA carries:
- a CDS encoding permease yields the protein MVLSQIIDAFQTFFGMAWDTWWALALGFTITGAVETFVTEDQMTDWLGGNDWEEIGLGTALGAASSSCSFAATSTAKSLFKKGASAEASIAGYQFAATDLVAELFLILWILMGWQFVAAEIAGGVVAVVVIALTWKKLVPQSWFDAARDNLMSLEDVECATCGMSADPDDPDTITWTDPQTGATKYFCCGSCLNSYKHMDRNPDEERGWQDRATSVSGWKDASRNTMKEWDMLWDDILIGFVIASLLAAFVPNSWWLALFGGDGGFTWVVTGAILGVVIGIVTFLCSVGNIPFALVLWQAGTPFGAIMSFIYADLLIPPLLNTYRKYYGTRMAGVIFVTFGFASVVAGVAMHYLFAGLGMMPAQGQVGGTAPEGYTLWLNLLFTIVFVAQAYVAWGEDKVNEIAAGVPPAAMAYVDRGKEIAAAVANVLDDLVAALQRAFRLLTSAVQSVAKGIQLLARGVRLFIRALSTVWEALAKLVRAIADAAGAGK
- a CDS encoding TIGR00341 family protein, with protein sequence MARQDMRKVEMIILSDAALDTVTDALEVKNVDFAVSDQTHGRKDDAMVTFTVPVTQVERIQKYIDTRLPDQRSAESVYTIVTDPETVTSPRLDSGSNSDFREPDGPARISRDELHSRASDMLPDLAIYTILTAIAAIVATAGVLLDSVSVLVGSMVIAPLIGPPMATSVATVIDDERLFLRAARHQLAGGGVAVLVSVAFAFLAKRADLAPSGGVSRILEMSNYTSPAVLIIVVAVGAGVAGAISMSTSGTVELVGVMMAAALVPPIAIMAVGLAYFQFWAALGSATVVLVNLFSINLGATLSLWYLGYHETAWNPRRSTRSTILRRVLVIITMLGSLALGLTILAHGSGLTDLPGI
- a CDS encoding cation:proton antiporter regulatory subunit, producing MTVYETDVPGVGKKYELERRGGERLVVLVHHDGKRELFRRPDDDSDSEKLLDVDGPNARKLGSILEGAYFQPVEADSPGVPLGESIIDWTTVEEESPLVGHTLRDVDLEERTGGTLVALQRGTHTMGNPDSDTRLEAGDVLVVVGSRNSQEAVADLVRP
- a CDS encoding cation:proton antiporter, yielding MSVLVQTGAMLLLVAVAGSLADRFGQSVIPAYLAAGVVLGPYPPTELFGFPTTFTPDEAAVTLFHELGLVLLLFFLGLHVDLADVFADARRVLSAGGIDLVVNGGLGVLLGVAFGYDPVSTLVIAGVVYISSSAIITKSLLDVGWIANPESDPILGTLVVEDLVIAVYLTLLSAVVLGGGTVEGVAVSLAKGFGFLAVVAAVGWYGTDYVERAVTTERDELLLLRVLAVTVLVAGLAVQFDISEAVAAFFVGGALAQTDEKDRIEHIMSPARDLFAALFFVAVGLHADVRAIGDALPLLVAAIVASVAGKLASGYLSGRVYGLTERRSARVGAALVTRGEFSLVLASLAMSADAVANGVAEFAIAYTLVMALLGTTLTRYEGRIAGLVGRHTDATTQSSAAS
- a CDS encoding sialidase family protein, which produces MDSSRRAFLASGLAGAGALAGCTTRSASATPWEHVQSNTSSALYDVVVGNDAPYAVGESGLVLRRGGGDQGWQRVVENGPHALQSSLVGAATTDNGGNVWFCGGSGTIGMWNTVTQSMTDYSQPNDITSSWEDVAVVGLAGQEYVYLVNSSGELLVGSNNDGEMTWADAVTKPGGGSTAPAIVFDVHGFGYVADTGGAVYESVNGGRDWRQIGIPNADVALHDISAVATNTIDVAGGTGSLYRFDGFDWSTLRLGEKTLYAVDRTRRDGIVGGESGTVFEFTADGWRASPTPADDTLHGVIIASPSQPALAVGENGTIIERQD